One Acidimicrobiales bacterium DNA window includes the following coding sequences:
- a CDS encoding FtsQ-type POTRA domain-containing protein: MTQTRQRGRRGGPPTLYDQAGEPPPARPPVASPRRARRWRGHLRAVPGPELFDQERDKETGAPEQPAPAPRAAPPALPIDPRIRRRRIEVRRDEGRRRRRIVVSCVVAAAAVAGAAGATRSPLLDVDRVVLRGAEHTRHDAVVELGHLASSPPMLDVDTATLARRVEALPWVLDARARRQWPSTIRVDVVERRPAAVLPAGEGTWALADGTGRVLAVGPEKPPGLPVLGAVPAPGRPGTTVGGETRPSLAVAAALPDDLRSRIADVAAVPGGEVELQLVPPGGVVRLGPPVDLDEKFRVLATVLARAELAGVAVIDVRVPRAPALTRR; encoded by the coding sequence TTGACGCAGACCCGCCAGCGGGGACGGCGGGGGGGGCCGCCGACCCTGTACGACCAGGCCGGCGAGCCGCCGCCGGCCCGGCCGCCGGTGGCGTCGCCGCGCCGGGCCAGGCGGTGGCGCGGGCACCTGCGGGCCGTCCCCGGACCGGAGCTGTTCGACCAGGAGCGGGACAAGGAGACCGGGGCGCCGGAGCAGCCGGCGCCGGCCCCACGCGCCGCGCCCCCGGCGCTGCCCATCGACCCGCGCATCCGGCGCCGCCGCATCGAGGTCCGCCGCGACGAGGGCCGGCGCCGGCGGCGCATCGTGGTCTCGTGCGTCGTGGCGGCCGCCGCCGTGGCCGGGGCGGCGGGCGCCACGCGCTCGCCCCTTCTCGACGTCGACCGGGTCGTCCTCCGGGGCGCCGAGCACACCAGGCACGACGCCGTCGTCGAGCTCGGCCACCTGGCGTCGTCGCCGCCCATGCTGGACGTCGACACGGCGACGCTCGCCCGCCGGGTGGAGGCGCTCCCGTGGGTGCTGGACGCCCGGGCCCGTCGCCAGTGGCCGTCCACGATCCGGGTGGACGTCGTCGAGCGCCGGCCGGCGGCCGTCCTCCCCGCCGGCGAGGGGACCTGGGCGCTGGCGGACGGGACCGGGCGGGTGCTCGCCGTCGGCCCGGAGAAGCCCCCCGGGCTCCCCGTCCTCGGTGCCGTCCCTGCGCCCGGCCGGCCGGGGACCACGGTCGGCGGGGAGACGCGCCCGTCGCTGGCCGTGGCCGCCGCCCTCCCCGACGACCTGCGCTCGCGCATCGCCGACGTGGCCGCCGTCCCCGGGGGTGAGGTGGAGCTCCAGCTCGTGCCCCCGGGCGGGGTGGTGCGCCTGGGCCCGCCTGTCGACCTCGACGAGAAGTTCCGGGTCCTGGCCACCGTGCTGGCCCGGGCCGAGCTCGCCGGCGTGGCCGTGATCGACGTGCGCGTGCCGCGGGCACCAGCCTTGACCCGCCGTTGA